TTCATAAACAGGTCTAGCCGGAACTGGAAATGTCTTGCAGCTGAAACTGGATTTGATCTCAATATATCACATTTTTGCTCCCATGTCATTGCATCAATAGCAGCCTCTGTCTTCTCAATACCTTTCTGTGATAGTATCTCTTGTATTGTGTCATACCATCTAAGATCAGCTGCTGACAGTGTGAAAAACCATGTAAAGATTCCAAATTGCTTTATTGCTGATAGTAGTTTAAGTTGTACTTTCTGCCAGTACGGTGGGCTACCTCTAACAGGCTGTAAGTAACGGTAGGCTTGGTCCTTTAATAGGTATTTTTTTACCAGTGAAGTGTCTCTTACAATTGATGCAGTTAACTGCTCGTTTTCATCAGCTGTGTATGTTTTCCTCAATGCCACAGACATACTATCTTGGATTTGTTGTCTTTCAATAATAGTTTGAGCAACAAACAAGTACTCTACGTCTCTTGCAAAGATTGTGCTGGCATCCAAAAGGCGCTCCTGGAAATATTTCTTTGCTGTGAGTTTCACAGGTCTTTCTGCTCTAAAACCAAACTGTCCTGTTGGAAATAAGCTTGGGAATGacatttcttcaaaatttgTGTCCATCAGAATGCTCATTGGTATTTTGTTTTCTCCAGGTGCAATGCTAAGAATTTTGTCAACATCCAGGTTTGGATTTACAGACTGCACACACGTATCATAATGAAGCCCTCTTAGAGTATCGCCTGGGTCATTGGCATTCTCAATATCACTGTCACTGTCTGAACTGGAAACAACTTGAGTATGTGACGATGAACTGActttttcattgtcatttgtcTGCATGATGATTTGACTTGTATCTGTATCATCATCTTCAAGTGTGGGTTTATCTTTTATCAGCTCATTGAATGTGTCTTGATCCTCATTCAGAGTGTCATCCAGCCATGAACtattttcttcaatatttttgtaatgaACATTATGCTTCTGAAGCCATCTTAATGCTAGCATTATTTTTTCAGGTCTGATGTATTGGAACTTTACATAGCCTTTGTACTGCTGTTTTCTTTTCAACTTGAGTGGTATTATACCAGCTGTACCAGGTGTCCTTGGTAAAGTTGAACAGACCTGTTCACAATTAACTGGTACATTCACAACTGATCCTTTAATGCCACTTTGTCTACCTTTAGGTAATGCTACCAATTTCATGAATGGATATCTCTTACACAACAGTCTGACTTCCAGGGAACTTAGTTCACTTAGTACAGGTGGAGCAGCAGGAACCTCAAGATTGTTGGCTTGTGCTTGCAGGGGTAAACGTTGCTTCTTCAAGTAAGATCTACATGTGAGACAAATCCATTCAAACCCATGAGCTGATTTTTTCCCCCTTAAACATTTCTTGCGCAACTCTTCTGTTATATTTGGAAAGGAAGAAGCGTTTACATGAAGGACACTTCTACGGTACATTAATCTGTTGCAGCATGTACACACATATTTAGCATAGTCTCTGATGTTGTTCTTAAACTTTTTAATTGCTGTTTGCACATTTTGTTGATGACGTTTTGTGCTTTTACGATAGTTGTTAACTGacctttgtttttttaagagttCTGGACAGGCAAACTGTCTTGTTTTCTTTCTATGTGTTTTAACTCTTTCTCtagattttaaaatttcttgttcattttcttcTGCTGTTCTCATGGATATCCTCTGTTTTCGTAGTCTCTTGAGCCTTTCACGttcatttactttttgtttatgaaCTTCTTGGTCCGTTGACTTTGACCGTAATGTGTCTCTGAGTTTCTTCCGCCTTTCACGTTGATTCACTTTTTGTTTATGAACTTCTTGGTCCGTTGACTTTGACCGTAATGTGTCTCTGAGTTTCTTCCGCCTTTCACGTTGATTCACTTTTTGTTTATGAACTTCTTGGTCCGTTGACTTTGACCGTAATGTGTCTCTGAGTTTCTTCCGCCTTTCACGTTGATTCACTTTTTGTTTATGAACTTCTTGGTCCGTTGACTTTGACCGTAATGTGTCTCTGAGTTTCTTGAGCCTTTCACGTTCATTCACTTTTTGTTTATGAACTTCTTCTACTGTGGACCTTTTTTTTTGCCTTAGCTTCTTAAGTCGTTGTTGTTCACACATTTTCTCCAACTGGATTTCTTCTTCAGTTAATTGTAGTCTGTTATTGTGACGAAATTTCTTgattctgttctgttcaattAATTTCCCTGCCTTCAACTCTTCCACTGACATCTCtgtgttttttcttttcctATAATTTGCCTTTCTTTGTGCTTCAAATATCTTCCTGTTATTCATCACTGCACTGACACTGTCACACTTcctttgtaaattttgtttcttAAGTGTTTGTTTCTGTCTCACTGTTTGGTCTTTCATGTAATTGCTAAGCCAATCATCAGTAGTTTCCACATTTTGAAGTGGGAAACATTTCacttcaccatttaaaatgcattgtctTAAGTGTGCTCGAGCTGTATGAATATTATAACGTTGAGTTGAAGGTTTATGTCCAAGGAAGCAACTAAACGCGAAGGCAATGGCCATCACTCCACATATTGGGTACACAGATTGCTGGGTAACGTAAGAGTATTTCATTTGAGATGCCACCTCTTGCCCATACAATATAGTTAGTTGTTGGCACACTTGTTTTCTATGTGAATCTGACATAAGAGAGTCATACACAAACAGCTGATTCAAATTAACACTGAAGAATGATGTGACCCAGTGATTTGTCAGTGGATGTATATTAATGGAGTCCTGATCTAACGGAATGGTTGGAACATTCATCATTGCACCATGTTGTTGATTTATGGTAAATAAATGTATCTGTGCTGGCATGTAGTATCCAATATAACACCTGTGCCCAGTAGGCTGATGGGCTATCAACAACTGTAGCGCGGCAGTTATCACAGCATCTGGTATTTCTGTACTGGAATCGCCCACAAGCTGTAGCAAACTTTCAGGACTGCTGGAGTGTAGTGGTGACACCTGAAATGTAAAGCAAATAATCAATCTCAATTTTTCCGAAACCATGATAggcaattattttaacataaaatgcaaagaaaagGTTTTTCATGATTGCTGAAATGATTATTTGCCTAGAAAACTTGACAAGAACCAACGTATCAGATTAAATGAGACTCAACTATACCTATTTACATGAATTTGCGCATTACATTAATTATccaattaataatttaattttcaggtaaaaatcatttgaattgaACAACTAAGGAACTTGCTGGCATCAGTTAATGCAATAAGATTTACATTTACAACAATTTACCTGTAGGTTACTCAGCTTCTGTTGATTGGCAGATGCAGAAGACGCACTTGGTTGACTGGTCTGTTTAGGCTGATGATGTGTCGTAATTTTATTAGTAACACTTGTTTTTCCCTTTGCATCTTTTGTAGATGTGACACTGACAGCAGTTGTGGTATACTAAGCCGTTTCCTTAAGCGATCATCAGCCTGCCTCTGTTTATCCGATTTCCGGTTCCTTTTCAGACGAGGCATATTTGTTTTCACTCATCTACCTgaaattttttattaaatttttatttacatgaataaaaaacaaacatacagtaCCAGTACCGTCCAAAAGTTCTTGGACATATTTCGTAAAAAACGTAGACTGAGACAAAGATTCaaagattgattttttaaagttaaattatgCTTCTCTACTCGCATAAAGCTATGTGTATCAAACAGTTTAGATCAAAGATCAGGTTCTGCAAATTGTGGGACGTGATCTTAGGTCAAAATTGTTTCCATGAGTCCTTGAAGCTCAAAAGAATTGAAGCTCAAAAAAATGTaccaattaaatgaaaaaaaatgagaaatttGTCCAATAACTGTTGGATGGTACTGTATCAAGGTGTTCTCCTTTAACCCTTTCAACACTTGACACCTGTCTTTATCACAATTTAGCAGTGATATATGTAGTTTAAATCAAGACTAGGTTCCATTTGACATGAAGGCTGATCTTGTATTAAAACGATTTGTCAATCGGAGTAATTTCTGATGAGATCAAGCCCTGTATTTACAGAAATTTACAAGATTAAAATTCACTATCAGACTGAAAGAATCTCACTGGCTGGCTTACTCTGAGCCTTTGATGTGCTTTAAGTGTAGTCTGAGTAAGAGTTTTAGATTGAacatatattaagtaaataCACGTCTAGGAAGTAACCAAagtatttttctgaaataaataaacttaattaAGCGAAATAATAGTCGGTGTAGAAAGGGTTAAGAATCtagcatcaattttttttacaaatcttaCTGCATTGCAAATATATAAAGACATGAAAATCAATGTGAATATTCTATCAATGATAGACAAGCAATGTGAGGTGTTACATTAGAAATAAGTTTGGGTTTATGAACACCACAAAAGATGAA
The DNA window shown above is from Mya arenaria isolate MELC-2E11 chromosome 6, ASM2691426v1 and carries:
- the LOC128237946 gene encoding uncharacterized protein LOC128237946 gives rise to the protein MPRLKRNRKSDKQRQADDRLRKRLSIPQLLSVSHLQKMQREKQVLLIKLRHIISLNRPVNQVSPLHSSSPESLLQLVGDSSTEIPDAVITAALQLLIAHQPTGHRCYIGYYMPAQIHLFTINQQHGAMMNVPTIPLDQDSINIHPLTNHWVTSFFSVNLNQLFVYDSLMSDSHRKQVCQQLTILYGQEVASQMKYSYVTQQSVYPICGVMAIAFAFSCFLGHKPSTQRYNIHTARAHLRQCILNGEVKCFPLQNVETTDDWLSNYMKDQTVRQKQTLKKQNLQRKCDSVSAVMNNRKIFEAQRKANYRKRKNTEMSVEELKAGKLIEQNRIKKFRHNNRLQLTEEEIQLEKMCEQQRLKKLRQKKRSTVEEVHKQKVNERERLKKLRDTLRSKSTDQEVHKQKVNQRERRKKLRDTLRSKSTDQEVHKQKVNQRERRKKLRDTLRSKSTDQEVHKQKVNQRERRKKLRDTLRSKSTDQEVHKQKVNERERLKRLRKQRISMRTAEENEQEILKSRERVKTHRKKTRQFACPELLKKQRSVNNYRKSTKRHQQNVQTAIKKFKNNIRDYAKYVCTCCNRLMYRRSVLHVNASSFPNITEELRKKCLRGKKSAHGFEWICLTCRSYLKKQRLPLQAQANNLEVPAAPPVLSELSSLEVRLLCKRYPFMKLVALPKGRQSGIKGSVVNVPVNCEQVCSTLPRTPGTAGIIPLKLKRKQQYKGYVKFQYIRPEKIMLALRWLQKHNVHYKNIEENSSWLDDTLNEDQDTFNELIKDKPTLEDDDTDTSQIIMQTNDNEKVSSSSHTQVVSSSDSDSDIENANDPGDTLRGLHYDTCVQSVNPNLDVDKILSIAPGENKIPMSILMDTNFEEMSFPSLFPTGQFGFRAERPVKLTAKKYFQERLLDASTIFARDVEYLFVAQTIIERQQIQDSMSVALRKTYTADENEQLTASIVRDTSLVKKYLLKDQAYRYLQPVRGSPPYWQKVQLKLLSAIKQFGIFTWFFTLSAADLRWYDTIQEILSQKGIEKTEAAIDAMTWEQKCDILRSNPVSAARHFQFRLDLFMKDMILSDSQPLGHVRHFFYRIEFQQRGSPHAHGVLWIDDAPDVEHSKPEDVSEFIDKYVQCSLPAGNEDPELFALVNQVQRHSHTASCRKSGKQCRFGFPRPLSSKTILSKPPDLSETLPHLIPVLRQKNLKIAGVVNEFLEKTENLENMTYEEVLKACQLPANVYQEALSKSASSPKVYLKRDPNSVNINNYNASLLSAWQANLDVQFVTDPYACIQYVVSYITKDEREMGSLLHAVAKESAQDTIKEQMKKCGQAFLNSRSVTAQEAANRALGLPLYKSNFSTVWIPTGLPSQRISLLKPSYVLQRLDDMDNDVFVCGIADKYSKRPGVLEMWCLAQFATWYEPTQKDKVQSDFQPDILTDHYNIGENAVDTSVEDAPKVIKVQLPSSVCVMRKRKKQCVIRFHKFSQEKQPESHYHSQLYLFLPWRNEIEDLQDRYDSYEESYNNHKLTIEKCRSTLFRHEKLVEAAFEQLQAEDQPREAWNQLAAENQQEEYDAEDEGVALDEDHAILHPGDQENLSVNISTPAKDCVQGLAIESMTSVLPYNDYCRHVRTLNTEQYQVFQVILNWCVRYMQSVNNTTVQKPDPIHLFISGGAGTGKSHLISALYQTIELNLRKEGDTPDCPKVLLLAPTGTAAFNIQGATIHAALLFSLLQQSASRKSSSATTHPLSDDKRNTLRVKMSQLKFIIIDEISMVASDFFVEIHKRLTEIFAVEDIFGGLSIITVGDMYQLPPVAARFIFEPPRNAFAALCP